The Synechococcus sp. WH 8101 sequence GTGCCGCACTGCCTCCCCGCATCACCGGACGGCCTTCCGTGGCCTCCTGAGCCTGCTCGGCCGCCGCAGGTTCGGGAGCCGATTCGACTGCTGGTGCTGCGGTCGCGACCTCCTGGTCGGCTGCAGCGCCTTCGGAAACCGTCATGGTGTCAGCGCTCAAGAAATCAGGACAAACAACTAACCTACCAGCCACCCGCAATCACCCTTGCTGAACCGTCCCAAGGATCGGCCCCGCTGCCTTCTTCTCTTTGACATCGATGGCGTGGTCCGCGATGTGGCCGGCAGCTATCGGCGCGCCCTGCAGGCGACCGTGGAGCACTACTGCGGCTGGCGACCGGAGCCAGGAGTGATCGATGCCCTTAAAGGAGAGGGGCGATGGAACAACGACTGGGATGCCAGTCTGGAGCTGCTGCGACGGCGCCAGGATCAGGCTGGTGGGAACAACGCCTTCACCCTGCCACCCAGACCGGATCTGGTGGAGGTGTTCAGCCGTTTCTATTTCGGCGACCAGCCGGATGGCGATCCCCGTGCCTGGACCGGTTACATCACCGATGAACCCCTGCTGGTGGAACGGCAGTTCTTCAGCAACCTCACAGCGATGGCCGTGACCTGGGGCTTCGTGAGCGGCGCTGAGCCCCCCTCAGCCCGTTTTCTGCTCAGCCAGCGGCTGGGGCTGGAGTCTCCACCCCTAATCGCCATGGGCGATGCCCCCGACAAGCCGGATCCCACTGGCCTGCTCCGCCTGGCCCAGAGCCTTCTTCAGGCGCCCCTGGGTGCCGGCAGCCCCCCGATCGCCTACCTGGGCGACACCGTCGCCGACGTGCAGACGGTGGTTCAGGCACGCGAACGTTGCCCAGACCAGACCTTCGTGAGCCTGGCGGTGGCACCACCCCATCTGCATGGAGCGGAGCAGACCTCAGCGCGACGCCACTACGAACAACGCCTGCAGGATGCGGGTGCGGATCGGGTGCTGCCCAGCACCACGGCCGCCCTGGCCTGGTGTCACGCTCTGGAATCGCCATCAGCGCCATGAACGGAATGCCTTGGAGCGTGTTGCGCAGGGAGTGGTCCCTGCTGATCGGCACCGTCCTGCTGGTGACTCTGGAGGTCAGCCATGTTCTGGACTGGTTGGTGCTTCAGAACTCCGCGCTGGTACTGGGCGGGCTGCTGCTGCTCAGCCTGAGCGTGCTGTTGCTCGCCCGCCGAATCGCCCACCACGCCGATCACCTGGCGGAACACCTCGGCGAACCCCTGGGAACCCTGGTGCTCACCGGATCGGTGATCGTGATTGAACTGGCCCTCGTCTCCAGCACGATGCTCACGGGTGAGCGCAACCCCACCCTGGCGCGCGACTCGATGTTTTCCGTGCTGATGATCGTGCTCACCGGCGTCAAAGGGATCAGCCTGATCCTGGCGGCACGGTTCCAGAAACAGGGCCGCACCGTGCCCATGCAGCTGGAAGACATGGCCTCGCTGAATCAGGGCGGTAGCAGCGCTTACATCAACCTGATCACGACCATGAGTGTGCTGGTGCTGATCCTGCCCAACTTCAGCACCGACAGCAGCGAGGCCAACTACTCCGTACCGATCAACTGGCTGCTCACTGCAGTGTCTTTGGGGCTCTATGCCGCGTTCCTGCGTTTCCAGGTGGGCAGTTATCGCAACCTGTTCATGGAGATGCCTGAGCAACTGGCCCTCAGCCGGGAGACAACGTCCCAGGCGCCTGAGGGTGGATCCGGATCCAGCCCTGCGCTGCATCACGGTCTGCTGATGCTGATCGGCCTGGTGGTGCTGGTGCTGATCGCCGAATCCATGGGTCTGCTGATCGAAACCGGAATCACCGATCTGGGGCTTCCCAGCTCCCTGGGCGGGCTGCTGGTGGGTGTGCTGGTGGTGGCTCCAGAAGCGCTCAATGCCTTTCAATCCGCCAACCGCGGCGAGGTGCAGCGCTCCCTCAACACCCTCTACGGCTCATCACTGTCGACGCTCTGCCTCACCGTTCCAGCCGTGCTGATGCTCGGCGAATGGATTCACACCGATGTGGTGCTGGGGCTCGAACCGATGGAATCGCTGCTCCTGGCCCTGACGCTGGTGCTGGTGCGCCCGATCAGCGGCAGGGTGAGCGAATTGGATGGCCTGATGCTGCTCACCGTGGGGGTGGTGTGGGTTGCCCTGCAGGTTGTGTGATCGCCAGATGGTGGAATCGCCCCTCAGCGCTCCATCGCCGCCAGGCTCTTGGCGGCTGCGGCCGTGAGCACCTCATAGCCGCAGGCCACCTCAGCGCGATCGCGCACGGCCACGTCATCTTCAATGCGGATGCCGATGCCCTTCCAGCGCTCCTCGATCGCCGGCTGCCCCTCCGGCACGGGCAAGCGATCGCTCACGTAAAGCCCCGGTTCCACCGTGAGCACCATGCCCGGCTCCAGTTCCACCGGATGCTCACCGAGGCGATAGGCCCCCACATCGTGCACATCCAACCCGAGCCAATGGCCGGTGCGATGCATGTAGAGGTGGCGGTAGGCGCCCTGCTCAATCACGCCATCGACCTCGCCACACAGCAGACCGAGCTCCAGCAAACCCTCCACCAGCTGCCGCAGGGCGGTCTGATGCACATCCTCCGCGGTCGCACCCGGTTGCACCGCCGCCACTGCGGCCTCCTGGGCCGACAACACGAGTTCATACAACTGCCGCTGCTCCGCACGGAAGCGCCCGTTCACTGGAAAAGTGCGGGTGATGTCGCCGTTGTAGTAATCGGGAAGGGAACAGCCCGCGTCGATCAGCAACAGATCCCCGTCGCGCAAGAGATCCCGATTGTCGATGTAATGGAGCACGCAGGCATTGTCGCCACCGGCCACGATCGAGCTGTAGGCCGGCCCGCGGGCCCCGGCAGCGAGAAAATGCTGTTCGATCAGGGCCTGCACCTGTCGTTCGCCCATCCCCGGCTCCACAGCAGCGCGGGCCAGCTCATGGGCCTCCGCCGAAATGCAGCAGGCCTGCCGCAGACGCACCAGCTCCTCCGGCTCCTTGCGCAATCGCAGCCGATGCAGCATTGGGCAGGGAGCCACCAACCCGAGGGCAGCCGCACCGCTGCGCGGCGCCCGATCCAGCTGCTGGGCCCAGGCCTTCAGCACCAGGGGTTCCACGGCGGGGTGCCGCCCGA is a genomic window containing:
- a CDS encoding aminopeptidase P N-terminal domain-containing protein is translated as MIDQQRHAQRRERCFAELGGAAAVIPAATLVTHHADCEWPFRQDSDFWYLTGFDEPDAVALLLPHRAEGERYVLFVNPREPGAEVWTGRRWGCEGAVEHYGADIAHPRDELEQRLPEYLKGAEGIAFRVGRHPAVEPLVLKAWAQQLDRAPRSGAAALGLVAPCPMLHRLRLRKEPEELVRLRQACCISAEAHELARAAVEPGMGERQVQALIEQHFLAAGARGPAYSSIVAGGDNACVLHYIDNRDLLRDGDLLLIDAGCSLPDYYNGDITRTFPVNGRFRAEQRQLYELVLSAQEAAVAAVQPGATAEDVHQTALRQLVEGLLELGLLCGEVDGVIEQGAYRHLYMHRTGHWLGLDVHDVGAYRLGEHPVELEPGMVLTVEPGLYVSDRLPVPEGQPAIEERWKGIGIRIEDDVAVRDRAEVACGYEVLTAAAAKSLAAMER
- a CDS encoding TIGR01548 family HAD-type hydrolase translates to MLNRPKDRPRCLLLFDIDGVVRDVAGSYRRALQATVEHYCGWRPEPGVIDALKGEGRWNNDWDASLELLRRRQDQAGGNNAFTLPPRPDLVEVFSRFYFGDQPDGDPRAWTGYITDEPLLVERQFFSNLTAMAVTWGFVSGAEPPSARFLLSQRLGLESPPLIAMGDAPDKPDPTGLLRLAQSLLQAPLGAGSPPIAYLGDTVADVQTVVQARERCPDQTFVSLAVAPPHLHGAEQTSARRHYEQRLQDAGADRVLPSTTAALAWCHALESPSAP
- a CDS encoding calcium:proton antiporter, with translation MSRSGIAISAMNGMPWSVLRREWSLLIGTVLLVTLEVSHVLDWLVLQNSALVLGGLLLLSLSVLLLARRIAHHADHLAEHLGEPLGTLVLTGSVIVIELALVSSTMLTGERNPTLARDSMFSVLMIVLTGVKGISLILAARFQKQGRTVPMQLEDMASLNQGGSSAYINLITTMSVLVLILPNFSTDSSEANYSVPINWLLTAVSLGLYAAFLRFQVGSYRNLFMEMPEQLALSRETTSQAPEGGSGSSPALHHGLLMLIGLVVLVLIAESMGLLIETGITDLGLPSSLGGLLVGVLVVAPEALNAFQSANRGEVQRSLNTLYGSSLSTLCLTVPAVLMLGEWIHTDVVLGLEPMESLLLALTLVLVRPISGRVSELDGLMLLTVGVVWVALQVV